A stretch of the Porifericola rhodea genome encodes the following:
- a CDS encoding SufE family protein yields MADTINEIQDEIIDEFALLDGDQEMTNFYIMELGQKLPELEEEYKTEDNIIKGCQSKVWVVPVADGERLQFKADSNSAITKGLVSLLVRIFNDQKAQNILDADLYFIDKIGMNRFIGTQRSNGFAAMIKQIKLFALVQKDRIEATK; encoded by the coding sequence ATGGCCGATACGATCAACGAAATACAGGACGAAATAATTGATGAGTTTGCCCTTTTGGATGGTGACCAGGAGATGACCAATTTCTATATTATGGAATTAGGTCAGAAACTGCCAGAGCTGGAAGAAGAGTACAAAACTGAAGACAATATCATTAAGGGTTGCCAATCTAAAGTATGGGTGGTACCAGTAGCTGATGGCGAGCGTTTGCAGTTCAAAGCAGACAGTAATTCAGCAATAACCAAAGGTTTAGTAAGTTTGCTGGTTCGTATTTTCAACGACCAAAAGGCTCAGAACATATTGGATGCAGACCTCTATTTTATTGATAAAATTGGCATGAACCGCTTCATTGGCACTCAACGCTCCAATGGCTTTGCAGCAATGATTAAGCAAATTAAGCTATTCGCGCTGGTACAAAAAGACCGAATTGAAGCTACTAAGTAA
- a CDS encoding SUF system Fe-S cluster assembly protein: MSTEKSSNIENLREKVVNAIKTVYDPEIPVDIYELGLIYEINVYPVNNAYILMTLTSPACPAAETIPAEVEQKVKAIEGINDVKVELTFDPPFSQDMMSDAAKLELGFM, from the coding sequence ATGAGTACAGAAAAATCATCTAACATAGAAAACCTTAGAGAGAAGGTTGTTAACGCCATCAAAACAGTATACGACCCGGAAATTCCGGTAGATATTTATGAATTGGGACTCATCTACGAGATCAATGTTTATCCGGTAAACAATGCTTACATTTTGATGACATTAACTTCTCCGGCCTGTCCGGCAGCGGAAACAATTCCTGCAGAGGTAGAACAAAAGGTAAAAGCAATTGAGGGCATTAATGATGTAAAAGTAGAACTCACTTTTGACCCTCCTTTTTCTCAGGACATGATGTCTGATGCGGCTAAGCTTGAGCTTGGCTTCATGTAA